The Methanosarcina barkeri str. Wiesmoor DNA segment TCTTATTTACTCTATTTTCATCTAGCGGAAGATATATTTCCGGATAAATTAAGTTAAAAGTAGAGGGGGCATCTCCAATAAATTCTTCAACTCTTTTCCAGTACTCCGGGTCCTGAGTGTGCTGATCACAGGCAATCACTGCCCACTTTTCCCAATTATCTTTTGGAAGAAGAATGCGTGGAACATGTAAAACCATGGTATGTTAAAAAAAGAGAGAGAATATAAAGATTTCTAAATTCCTTTTCTGAGTACACAGCTTAAAGAAAAAAATAAGCTTGTAAAAATAAGTTTATAAAATCTAAATTTATAAAAAAGTTTATTTTACTGTGTTGTATCCGGCATTTTTCCATGCAGTCATGCTGCCAAGCACATTAGATACATTATTATAGCCATGCTTCTTTAAAATCGAAGCTGCTATACTGGAACGCCTGGAACTATCACAATAAACAATTACCCGAGAGTCCTTCGGGACTTTATCAAGATTTTCTTCAAGCTCCCCAACGTATATATTTTTAGCTCCCTGAATATGTCCTTCATCCCATTCTTTCTCCTTTCTCACATCCAGTAGTGTCATCTCCTCGTGCTTCTCCAGTTTATTCTTCAGATCGTGGACCGAGATGAGACTAACTTCGTCTACAGTTAAGGCTTTCATATACCAGGCTGAAATTCCGCCGCTCAAAAAACCCTTTATATTATCATAACCCAGACGGACCAGATACCTTATAGCGGCTTCAAGCTGTTCTTTTTCCTCCAGCACTAGGAGTATGGGTTTATTATAAGGAAGAACCCAGCCCGCAAATGAAGGTACTCCTCCGAGCCAGATGCTGTAGGAGTTTCTTATATGCGTTCCTCCAAAGGAGTGAGGCATGCGCGTATCAACGATCACTGCTCCTTTTTCTATTTCCGTCCGGAACTCCGCGGGTGAAAGCGGTTTAGGAGTAGGTAGGCCCTGCAGCAGAGGAGCTCCTTGCAGGTTGTACTGTTCCATTTTCTTGAAGTAAGGAGGAAAATCGAGCTGTTCTTCAAGTTTGAACTTGATAAACTCTTCCCTGTTTGTCTTCTGCAGAGCAGGGTTCTGTACGCGCTCAAGTCCAAGCGTACTGTAGTCCCGTTTGGCGATAGCTCCCCCACAAACCGAGCCTGAGCCATGTGCAGGACATAGTATTACTCCATCTCCCAGTGGAAGAATTTTGTTAAATATGCTATCATAGAGATTTGCTGCCAGTCTTGGAGCTTCCTCTGGGCCATAGAGATCGATTCTTCCGGTATCGCCTACAAACAGTGCATCTCCCGTAAAAACCATTACCGGTTCTTTTCCTGTATCAAGGTCTGCCAGGAAGTAGGACATACTCTCATCGGTATGTCCCGGAGTATGTAAAGCCGTCAATTTCATTGAACCGAAATCGAACTCCTGGCCTTCATTTAAGTAGTTCCCATATTTGAAACCCACTCCATGACCATGATAAATCTCTGCGTCTGTAAGCTTCTTCAATTCCAGGGAACCAATTACGTAGTCTTCATTTCTGTGGGTTTCAAAAATATATTTTATGTTCATGCCTTCTCTTCTGGCAAGCTCGACATAGACCTGACAGTCTCTTCGAGGATCGATAACTATGGCTTCATTTTCCGAACCAATGAAATAAGAAAGATGAGCCAGACCTTCCGATTTAATGCGTTCAAATTTCAAGCTAAGCCCCCTTCAGCTCTATATTATGTTTCATGAAATAAGTTTCTGCCTACTGCAGATTTCCCTTTGTCTAATTATATAACCGCATATTTCATATTTTTTATGAAAAAACTCATACATCATATCTTTACGAAAAATTATATTTTTCATATGGTATTCAGAAAGTAAAATTCCAATATAAAATGCGAAATATAATGGCAAAAGGAAGGAGAAGTCTAATGTAAAAGAAAAAGTGGAAAAAGAATGTAGAATTCTAACACAAAAGAAAAAAATTCTAATATCAAAAGCAAAAAGAATGTAGAATTCTAACACAAAAGAAAAAAAATTCTAATATCAAAAGCAAGTAGAATTATAATTGTAAAAATAGGAAAAGTGAAAAATTAATGAGTAGAGACAGAATCTTTGATAATTGAAAGCCAGTCCTGTCAGCTCCTCTTAATTTTTTTTCATTTCAAACTTCATTTTCCGTTTTTTGTTTGAATTTTTATTCGGATTCCCCAACAGTTATTAAGTAGTCGAAACTGTTTATGTTTTTCGAGAGAATTGTAAGTTCCCAGGTTCCGATTGCTCCAGCTGTTCTATACGTTTCTGTATATTTCCCGCTGTCACTCTGATAGCTTGAACTATTTTCCGTCGCCCATATTGGGAATATATATCCTTGAGAGTATACGGTACCACTTTCAGCGGCTTTCACAAGGGTTAGATTAACAGGGCTGGAATTGCATGTCAGGTTTATTTCAAAACTCGGCTCTTCCTTTTCAGGAGAGATACGCACAGATTCATCCTGATCAAAAGTTTCCGCCGAAACTTCAATCGTTATCGGGTCGGCAGTTGTGGTATTAAAGGTTCTTACGTAAGGACGTGTAGGCTGTTTATCAACCGTAAAGCTCAGGCTTATTTGCGGAACGGATCCATCATTCTCGTTCCCATCAGCGTTCATTTCGATATAAGCATCATAACTTCCGCTCGCATCCTCCGGGACTGGAACTCTGATGGTCATATTAGCAATTTCGCCGGCTTTTATGGTTGAAGGTGCGGAGATCTCTATTGTATCATCACTAAAAGATGGTTCGTCAAATGAATAGTCATATATCTCGTATTTCATTAACTTCGGATCGATAGTAACATCTTTGCCTGCCACGTTTTTAATTTTTATAACGTATATATATTCCTTTCCAGGCTCAACGGTGTCAGAAACATAACTTGTCTGAAGCTCAAGCTTCGGACGGACAGGCACTGAGACCCAAAGTTGCATTGCATTGACATACATAGGATCACTATATCCTTCAGTATATAGATAATCATCATATCCTTCAGTATATAGATAATCATCATATCCTTCAGTATATAGATAATCATCATATCCTTCAGCAGGTTCCTGAATATATACAGGAGTATCATATTTTTCTGGATAGGTATCATTTGTGAAAGCTACCTGGGCTTCATACTCCCCACTTTCCGCATCCTCAGGAACACTTACCTCAATGGTAAAATTCTGCTCTACACCAGGGCTTAACGTTACATTTTCAGGTAAAATCGTAATCCAGCTTTCGTTTACAACATCATAGTAATCGTTAGATGGAGCTGCAACTTTCGGAGCTATGTCGAGGTTTTCGTTACCTTCGTTCCTGAAACTAACGTTGAAAGTTTCATATTCTCCCGGCATGAGATCTACCGAATAGTAATCTGGTTTTATATCATGTACGGTGTAATTCCCGTAAATTTCTTCCAGTCCAGGAACTATATTCCTTTCATAAGTTCCATTTTCGTAGATAACTGTTCCATTAAGCTCTTCTGGCTGAGCAAACGCAGCCGGTAACAATATCAGGCAAAACAATAAACTAAAAAACTGGGATGCTGCCTTCAATGCTGTACTTTTACTCATGTTTCTGGCTCCTTTCTTCTGATGAGGAATATTTCTAACCGACGCACCCAGGGTCTCCAATCTCCTGCAAGTTAGCAGCACAAGACTCTTGCTTCGGAAATTTATACTTTTTAACAGATCAAAAAGAATGAATATTTTTTATGATGTGTATAAGTTCATTATATGTCCCTCTATAAAATACTTATGGGACTTGAAAATATTTATGAAGATTAAAATGGAGCTTACAAAATAAACACTGAATTTGTTTCTCGAAAACTATGAATTTAAGATCAGAAAAATAGAGTCAAGGATTGTATAAGGAAAACTTTAAATATTTTCAATAAGTACGGTAGTTTAAAAAGGATTTACTTAAATACAAACTTGATTATTGTAATTTGATAAATGTCTACAGGTGACGTCTTCAGATAAGATCTCCAAATGACGTTTTTAGATGGCATTTTCATAGGATATATTCATGTAAAATAGCTATTTATTATGATTTGTTTTTAAATTATGAAATTATTCATATATTTAATATGTTTTATCACATAGCATTTATATTTCTTTATTCTCAAGGATATTTCTTTTTTGCAAGGCTATATTCATTTTCGGACACTGCGCATCGGCTTGCCCATACTCAGGAAAACAAGCATGTGCCTGCTTTTTCAGGGTTTCTTTCGGGAAGTTTCTCTCTTTTTTTCCAGAAGTCCCCATAATTTTTCACATTCACTGGCTGTAAGCCCGATTTGTTTGACAAGGTATTCTTCCGTTTTCTGGTTCTTTACCGTGTCTTTTATCAAATGGCTTATTGTATCCCTATGATGCCCTGTTATTCGTTCAATACTTCTTATTCCATTTTTTTCAAGAAATAGCCGATATATCAGTTTTATCTCATCTGCGGATAGATGCTTACGATAAACAGCGGTACCTTTTGTATCCATAAAAAACTTTCCGCAATGTTTACAGTAGTACCGTTGGTGCCCGGTTTTATACTTTCCTCGCTTTATAATAGCTTTCCCTTCTATCCTGAGATAATATTTGCATTCAGGATTTGGGCAAACAGTCTCATTTTGGTTTTCAACTGACATAATATAATCAATAAGTTGTAACTTCAATAATATATTTATTTTGCTCGGTTCAATTTCAAACACTTTATTTTAGACAGATTC contains these protein-coding regions:
- a CDS encoding rhodanese-like domain-containing protein codes for the protein MKFERIKSEGLAHLSYFIGSENEAIVIDPRRDCQVYVELARREGMNIKYIFETHRNEDYVIGSLELKKLTDAEIYHGHGVGFKYGNYLNEGQEFDFGSMKLTALHTPGHTDESMSYFLADLDTGKEPVMVFTGDALFVGDTGRIDLYGPEEAPRLAANLYDSIFNKILPLGDGVILCPAHGSGSVCGGAIAKRDYSTLGLERVQNPALQKTNREEFIKFKLEEQLDFPPYFKKMEQYNLQGAPLLQGLPTPKPLSPAEFRTEIEKGAVIVDTRMPHSFGGTHIRNSYSIWLGGVPSFAGWVLPYNKPILLVLEEKEQLEAAIRYLVRLGYDNIKGFLSGGISAWYMKALTVDEVSLISVHDLKNKLEKHEEMTLLDVRKEKEWDEGHIQGAKNIYVGELEENLDKVPKDSRVIVYCDSSRRSSIAASILKKHGYNNVSNVLGSMTAWKNAGYNTVK
- a CDS encoding helix-turn-helix domain-containing protein, with the protein product MDTKGTAVYRKHLSADEIKLIYRLFLEKNGIRSIERITGHHRDTISHLIKDTVKNQKTEEYLVKQIGLTASECEKLWGLLEKKRETSRKKP